Proteins co-encoded in one Arachis hypogaea cultivar Tifrunner chromosome 13, arahy.Tifrunner.gnm2.J5K5, whole genome shotgun sequence genomic window:
- the LOC112737621 gene encoding protein ULTRAPETALA 1: MANGESGVVAAIFSEDELSEVSGVKRVGDYVEITCGCTSHRYGDAVGRLRVFVNGYLEITCECTPGCQEDKLSPSAFEKHSGRETARKWKNNIWVIVKGEKVPLFKTVLLKYYNQVSKAAALKSQSGRSHRDEFVRCTVCNKERRFRLRSKEECRVHHDALADANWKCSDLQYDKITCDDEEERGSRRVYRGCTRSPTCKGCTSCVCFGCSICRFSDCSCQTCTDFTSNVKV, translated from the exons atggcgaATGGAGAGAGTGGGGTAGTGGCAGCAATCTTCAGTGAGGATGAGCTGAGTGAGGTGAGTGGCGTGAAGCGAGTTGGTGACTATGTTGAAATCACGTGCGGTTGTACTAGCCACAGGTATGGTGATGCTGTTGGAAGGCTTAGGGTTTTCGTTAATGGCTACCTTGAAATCACTTGTGAATGCACCCCTGGTTGCCAAgaag ACAAGTTGAGTCCTTCTGCATTTGAGAAACACTCTGGAAGAGAGACAGCTCGAAAGTGGAAGAACAACATATGGGTAATAGTGAAGGGTGAGAAGGTTCCATTGTTCAAAACAGTGCTACTCAAATACTACAACCAAGTTTCAAAAGCTGCTGCTCTTAAATCCCAAAGTGGAAGGTCACACCGTGATGAGTTTGTTAGGTGCACAGTGTGCAACAAAGAGCGCAGGTTCCGTCTGAGGAGTAAAGAGGAATGCCGAGTTCACCATGATGCTTTGGCAGATGCTAATTGGAAATGTTCTGATCTCCAATATGACAA AATTAcatgtgatgatgaagaagaacgAGGGAGCCGCAGAGTATACAGGGGATGCACTCGCTCTCCGACATGCAAAGGTTGCACCTCCTGTGTCTGCTTCGGCTGCAGCATCTGCCGCTTTTCAGATTGCAGCTGCCAGACTTGTACTGACTTCACAAGCAATGTCAAAGTTTGA
- the LOC112737622 gene encoding uncharacterized protein yields the protein MDSQHSAATTTTNNTDGVPLADTNESGLYPNSNGPIKSNCEKVETLGCAIEEGVEKISLLGASEAEVKAEIEAESESDEESESSTSSSSESSSSSSEESGSGDNDSDDDDDEEEEENGEDADADVEVEEGEIDGSDDDDDGEKMVSWSMEDDGGDGDDDEADVGGGEPIKSKNELEDLPPVPPINVTLEPSHQMRPVGVVMSKLGAKVIVEGIEKHDPLSEGSILWITESRKPLGLIDEIFGPVKNPYYVVRYNSENEVPTEVQGGTSISFVPEFANYVLNNKDLYKKGYDASGANDEELSDELEFSDDEKEAEYRRMQRMAKRGPNDQNPSKSKHNKKKVSPQKHAVTSIPKASAPPAAAPHDRRNCLPFPGQGQGPFAGTSAFPPFPIPNSNAGPNIPPNGVWTNGATLPQQPLPTVIPNVFPTNGMPWCPQNTQFPHQLPMAMPGVPFQQQLPQGAMLPGVVQQNILAQAAIYAQGLMAQHQMAFGLNSPPFPQIQQPPMVQQGFPHNELSAQSSPNRGGPPQFHPGASASNNGGKTFHGAGRGGRKGWRPAK from the exons ATGGATTCCCAACACAGCGCCGCCACCACCACGACCAACAACACCGACGGTGTTCCACTCGCCGACACAAACGAGTCGGGTCTCTATCCGAATTCcaatggacccataaagtcaaacTGTGAAAAGGTTGAGACTTTGGGGTGCGCCATTGAGGAAGGCGTAGAGAAAATCAGCTTATTGGGTGCCTCTGAAGCAGAAGTTAAAGCTGAAATTGAAGCCGAGAGTGAAAGTGATGAAGAGTCTGAGAGTTCCACGTCATCATCGTCGGagtcttcttcttcaagttctGAGGAAAGCGGTAGCGGGGATAATGAcagtgatgacgatgatgatgaggaggaggaagagaatgGGGAAGATGCTGATGCTGACGTAGAAGTTGAAGAAGGTGAGATTGATGGTTccgatgatgacgatgatggagAAAAGATGGTTAGTTGGAGCATGGAAGATGATGGTGGTGACGGCGATGATGATGAAGCTGATGTTGGAGGAGGAGAACCCATTAAATCAAAGAATGAACTTGAG GATCTCCCTCCGGTACCCCCTATTAATGTGACCTTAGAACCAAGTCATCAGATGCGGCCAGTGGGAGTTGTTATGTCG AAACTCGGTGCTAAAGTCATTGTGGAAGGAATTGAGAAGCATGATCCTCTTAGCGAAGGTTCTATCCTCTGGATAACTGAAAGTAGAAAACCACTAGGTTTAATTGACGAAATCTTTGGACCAGTCAAAAATCCATATTATGTTGTGAGGTACAATTCCGAAAATGAAGTACCCACTGAGGTCCAAGGGGGAACCTCAATCTCATTCGTCCCTGAATTCGCCAATTATGTGCTTAATAACAAGGATCTTTACAAGAAAGGTTATGATGCATCTGGTGCAAACGACGAAGAGTTGTCCGATGAATTAGAGTTTTCAGATGATGAGAAGGAAGCGGAATACAGGAGAATGCAAAGAATGGCCAAGAGAGGTCCAAATGATCAAAATCCTAGTAAGAgtaaacataataaaaagaagGTTTCACCACAAAAGCATGCGGTAACTTCCATCCCCAAAGCATCTGCTCCACCTGCCGCAGCACCTCATGATCGCAGAAATTGTTTACCTTTTCCAGGCCAAGGACAAGGCCCTTTTGCCGGAACTTCTGCATTTCCACCATTTCCGATTCCAAACTCAAACGCAGGTCCTAACATCCCACCCAATGGAGTTTGGACAAATGGGGCAACACTTCCGCAGCAGCCATTGCCTACTGTTATTCCTAACGTATTTCCAACGAATGGCATGCCTTGGTGCCCGCAAAACACTCAATTTCCTCATCAGTTGCCAATGGCAATGCCCGGAGTTCCATTTCAACAGCAGTTGCCTCAGGGAGCAATGTTGCCTGGGGTGGTCCAGCAAAATATACTTGCACAAGCCGCCATATATGCGCAGGGGCTTATGGCTCAACACCAAATGGCATTTGGGTTGAACTCCCCACCCTTCCCGCAGATTCAGCAACCACCTATGGTGCAACAGGGTTTTCCACACAATGAATTGTCGGCACAATCTAGTCCTAATCGAGGTGGTCCTCCTCAATTTCATCCGGGTGCATCTGCTAGTAATAATGGAGGGAAAACATTTCATGGTGCTGGTAGGGGTGGTAGGAAAGGATGGAGACCAGCCAAGTGA